One genomic region from Bactrocera tryoni isolate S06 chromosome 3, CSIRO_BtryS06_freeze2, whole genome shotgun sequence encodes:
- the LOC120772679 gene encoding protein late bloomer, whose amino-acid sequence MACSTKTLKVFSLIWDILYALLGLVIIGIGAYVIIKLEYFNTAAFVILGLGIVVILTAVLGSLGAAHESSQISKTFAIILLLWVVLQTLSVGFLWIFQTTMLINIDQTFDELWGTQTVPIKPGNASHIASIERWLDCCGNIGSSDYLLPPNSCYNSVTDKLNLDGCRQKFLAYAAERWQAFNFFAIGVVLVELICAAFAWVLANSIVNRWRRSKYYPK is encoded by the exons CTGCTCGGCTTGGTCATCATTGGCATTGGCGCATATGTAATCATCAAACTTGAATATTTCAATACCGCAGCCTTCGTAATACTCGGCTTGGGCATCGTGGTGATCTTGACCGCTGTCTTGGGTTCACTGGGTGCGGCACATGAAAGCAGCCAGATCTCCAAAACG ttCGCTATCATACTGCTGCTATGGGTTGTGCTGCAAACACTATCGGTTGGCTTCTTATGGATCTTCCAAACGACAATGCTGATCAACATTGATCAAACCTTCGATGAGTTGTGGGGCACGCAGACAGTGCCCATCAAGCCGGGCAACGCTAGTCATATAGCGAGCATTGAGAGATGG CTCGATTGTTGCGGCAATATCGGCTCTAGCGATTACCTGCTCCCGCCCAATAGCTGCTACAACAGCGTTACGGACAAGCTCAACCTCGACGGCTGCCGGCAGAAGTTCCTCGCGTACGCGGCCGAGCGCTGGCAGGCGTTCAATTTCTTCGCCATCGGTGTGGTGTTGGTCGAG CTGATTTGTGCCGCTTTCGCTTGGGTCTTGGCCAACAGCATTGTGAATCGCTGGCGCCGCTCGAAATACTATCCCAAATAA
- the LOC120771463 gene encoding protein late bloomer — protein sequence MFRCTRKRLKVTLFVFNAICAIMGVILMWFGAWLHSNIGEIDVDNSETLVATVIVLLGAVLLVMAIFGCAATYMESKSMLISYAVILVILLVIQIFLVSISYTAASGSLSSGLQRGFDELWDRRNANKNTTLSFYEEWLQCCGKSSANDYFLMDKVPPPSCCRYQDCTNVLNLYVDGCEKKFGEYLTEKTSSFNTISWCLIITELIGSVFACILLDSIRDYRDRIRFYN from the exons ATGTTTCGCTGCACCAGGAAGCGCTTGAAAGTCACGTTATTCGTATTTAATGCGATCTGTGCT ATCATGGGTGTTATACTAATGTGGTTCGGAGCTTGGCTACATAGTAATATTGGAGAAATAGATGTGGATAATAGTGAAACCCTGGTCGCCACTGTCATTGTACTCCTCGGCGCAGTGTTACTGGTGATGGCGATCTTTGGCTGTGCTGCAACCTACATGgagtccaaaagcatgttgatAAGT TATGCTGTGATTTTAGTTATTTTGCTGGTCATACAAATATTCCTCGTGAGCATTAGCTACACGGCGGCTAGCGGCAGTCTCTCAAGTGGCCTACAACGAGGTTTCGACGAACTCTGGGATAGACGGAATGCGAATAAAAATACAACATTGTCTTTTTATGAAGAGTGG CTCCAGTGCTGCGGCAAGAGCAGCGCCAATGACTATTTTCTCATGGACAAAGTTCCGCCGCCCAGCTGCTGTCGCTACCAAGACTGTACGAACGTTCTAAATCTCTATGTGGATGGTTGTGAGAAGAAATTTGGCGAATATTTGACTGAGAAGACGAGCAGCTTCAACACTATTAGTTGGTGTTTGATCATCACGGAG TTAATTGGCTCGGTGTTCGCTTGCATTTTGCTTGATAGCATCCGAGATTATCGCGATCGCATTCGTTTCTACAACTGA